The genome window CTTCCAGAAGCCGTCGTAGTCCGGGTGGGCCGCGAAATCGTTCCAGGTCGCGATCCTGTCCCCGAAGACCCGCTGCTTCACGGTGGACAGCGGGCCCAGGCCCAGGTACCAGGTGTAGGTGTCGTAGCGGTCGAAGGGGAACTGGGCGCTGCCCTTCCCGCTTTCCATCATATAGGCGTACTCGAAGCCATAGCTCAGGCGGAAGGCCCCGTTGTGGAAAAAGTCGTCGCCCATCCACATGTCGGCCGGCGAGGCCATGGGGGCGATGGCCTTGAGTGCCGGGTGCGGTTCGAGGCTGGCCATGACGGCAGTCCAGCCCAGGTAGGAATTGCCGAGCATGCCGACCCGGCCGTTATTGTCGGGCACGTTCTTCAGCAGCCAGGCGATGCTGTCCCAGGCGTCGGTGCCCTCGTCGAGGGCCTGGTGGTCGCCCGCCGTGCGCGCCGGGCGCAGCATGAGGAATTCGCCTTCCGAGCCGAACTTGCCGCGCAGGTCCTGGAACACCACGATGTAGCCGTCCTCGCCCAGTTCCTTGTAGCGGGTCGCCAGCGCCTCGGCGGAATCGTCGATGCCATAGGGCGTGCGCAGGAAGAGGAAGGGCAGCGGCTCCTTGTGGTTCCTAGGGACGAAGATCCGGGTTCGCAATCGTACGCCGTCGCGCATGGGGACCATCTCCTCGCGCATGGTCCAGGGCTGGGCGCGCGAGCCGCCCGGCTGCGCCGTCTGCAAGCTGGCAGCGCCCCGCTCCTGCGTCCCCTCCTGCGCCCATGCCGAGCCGGAGACCAGGCCTAGGGCCAGGGCCAAGGCCGAGGCCGAAGCAAGAAGGATGGGTGACACGGTGCTGTCGCGGTAGGTCATGGACGTCTCCGGTAGCGGTCGAAGCGGCATATTTTCATATTTGGAAAAATATGCGCAAACAGAAATATATGCCATCCGGCGCAAACCGCAAAGCGATTTCGACGCGGCCCGAGGGCGCGAGCACGCCCTGCTGGCGACCCGAGGGTGCCGGCAAGGGCGAAAGAGCGGACGCCGGAATAGTTTGGCCCGGCGATTGAGGGGACTAGTTGTGAATGTACTTGGCGAACACGTCGCTGAAATCGCGCTTGGTATAGGTGTCGAGCATGGCCGTATTCAGGGCCGACAGCAGCTCACCGTAGTGGCTCACCAACCCGCCCTCGGCCGAGGCGATGTTGAGCTTGTGCACCGAGGCCGTGGCCTCGAGCGCGCGCAGGGCGTTGTCGCGCGCCACCTCGTCGCGCTTTTGCTGCTTGCCGATGGTGATCAAGGCCTTGTAGATGTCCTTGAGCTGTTCGATATAGGACTTCTTGACGTCGATCGAGAACGGCGTGCCGTCCAGGCTGAACTTGAGTTCGATGTCCATGTCCAGCGTGCCCGCCGTCTCGATGCTGACTTTTGAAATGTAGTGAGAGGAATATTCGTAGCGCTTGATCGAGCGCTTCGAGGACACCGCCGAGTCGCCGTCGACGTGGATCAGCGCCAGGTTGGTGAAGCAGTACTCGTCCTTCTTGCTCTTGATGAGAAAAAAGATCTGCTCGCCGTCTTCGCTGAACAGGTAGTCGTCGGCGTCGACCTTGTTGTAGTCCGCGGGCCCGACGATGACCCCGATGTCGCTGATGCCCAGTGCTTCCGCCGCTAGTTTCTTGAACATGAACGCCCCCTTGTCGAAAGCACTCACCTTAGCACTCCTGGATGAGAAAACAATCTCCCAAGCGCGGGCCCGCCAGGCCTCATGCAGCCAGCATGAAGAGGCCCGGGTCGCGCTCCGGATGGCTGGCGTCCGGATCGATGTCGAGCGGCGCGCCGTCGACGCTGATGCGGGCGCCCAGCGACTGGATCAGGTCGTAGCGCATGGCCTGGGCATAGGCCTGGCTGCCGCAATAGCCGCGCGACTGGGCCAGCCAGCTCAGGGCCGCCAGGCCGCGGTCGACCATGGCGCCGCAGCACAGGCCCGAACCGTACACCCCGATGCGGTAGCCCGCCGCGCCATTGAGCGCCGCGCGCAGGGCGCCGAAATAGTCCGCGATCGGGCCGTCGACGTCGGCCCGGCTGGCGTCGTAGTCGACCGCGAAATAGATCGCGCTGCCGGGCGGCTGTCCGAGCGCGCGCGCCTGGCGCAGGGCGTCGCTGGCGTCCTGCAGGCCTTGCTGGCGCGAGAAATAGCCGGCGTGGGTGCCGGCGCTTTCCCATACCGCCCCGAGGCGCAGGCCGGCGCCGCACAGGCTGCGCGCCTCGGCGGGGCCGAGGTTCTTGGCCGTGTCGTGGCTGTAATAGCGGATCACGAAGTCCATGCCCTGCGCACGCAGCGACGCGGCATGGCGGCCCACGTCGAGCGCCGTGTCGAAGCCCTGGAGTACCGCCATGCCCTCTCCCCTTCCCTCGGCTTGGCTGCGGCTCAGCCGTGCGGCGCCGGCGCCGGGATGGGCGTGGCGTTGTTGCCGCCGTTGGCGATGATGGGCTTCATCGTCATGTTCTTGCTGAACATGTCGAGGATCATCTTGATACCTTCGGGAATGGGTTGCTGCTCGGCCTTCACCTCGACATGGTACTTGGCGTCGTTGCTCTTCTGGTAGGTCTGCTTGTCCGAATTCGACTGGGAATTGTCGTGCGAGACCGAGCCCTTGACCTCGACCGAGAAGCAGCCCCAGCTCGCCTTGGCGTCGAAGGAACCCTGTTCCTGGGTGTGCGAGGACGATTCGGCGTCGGTTTCGTGGGTGTAGCTGGACTTGACCTCCATGTCGAAGCTGACGTCCACCGAGGTCACCGCCAGCGAGGGGATGGGCACCATGGTGATCAGGGGGAAGTCGACGTTCAGCTGGGAGTTGGCGGTGCTGACGCTGCCGTCGGCGCCGATCACGGGCTGGCTCTGGCCCATGGCGATGGTGGCGGTGATCGGCGTGTAGGTGATGTTGCCGCTGGCGTCGCGGGTCTGGTTGAAGCCGGTGTTCAGGATGTACTGGGTCTGGGTCATCGCCAGGCCCTGCTGCGCGCTCGCGGCGGCCTGCAGCGGCCCGCCGATGAGGGAATCCATCGGCAAGCCGGAAAATTGCTGGGCCATGCTGACCAGGCCGCCATCGATGCTGTCTGCCATGTTCGTCTCCTTTGCGGTTGGGTGCGGGAAGACCATCCCGCGGTGGGCCGCCGCCCGGAGTCTGCGCGGCAGAAGGGTTCGAGCCAAAACCGTCGAAAACCGAGGAGCGTTTGGTGGTACGCGCAAGCCAATAGCGAGACTATTGGCGCCGCGCGTAGCGCCAAACGCTACCGGTTTCTCGGCGGTTTGGGCCGAACTTCCTTCTGCCGCGCAAACTCCTATGTAGGCAGCTGCGCGTTCAGTACTTTTTCGTACGCGCCGACCAGGCGCGCATAGCCGGGCGGCAGCTCGCCGGCCTGGACCACGATCTTGACCTCGGCGCTGTGCGGGCCGCGGTGTCCGAGATTGACCAGGATGTCGGGCGGCAGGTCGGCTTCGCCGCGCGCGGCTTCGGGCGACAGCGGCGCGGCAAACGAGAAGTCGAGGGTGGTGAGTAATTCCACCCGCTCGATCGCGTGGCTGCGCAGGGGCAGCAGGGTAATCAGGGGGACCTGCACCTCGCGCTGGGCGACGCTGACCTGGCCGTTGCGGCTGGTTTCGTGCGGCACCCTCAGCACCACGCTGCGCGGTTCCCACTGGCCTTCGGGGAAGCGCAGGTCCGCCGGCTGGCCCGGCGCCGGCGTGAAGTACTGGGCCAGCTCTTCCATGTGCTGAGTGGCGACGCTGCGGTGCGCGTCGACCACCGCGCGCTTGATCCCGGCCAGCAGGCCGCCGAGTTTGATCGACATCGCGCGTCAGTCGTGGCGCTGGTCGCGGCGCGGGGTCTGGCCCAGGCCGTCGATGTGCAGGTGGCCGAGGCGGAAGGACGGCTCGCCCTCCTCCCCCGCGGCGCCGGCACGGCCGTCGCGGCCGTGCACCCAGTCGGGGGCGCGCACCCGCGCGGGCTTGCGCAGCGCGATCACGGCGGCGCTCACCGCCAGCATCACCAACACCAGCACCGTCAGCGCCAGTGCGACCGGCAGCGGCAGGATGACAGCTTCGAGAGGGTCCATGGCGTTCCTTTCAGCGTGGCTTGCGCGCCCGCCTGAGCCGGCGCAAGACCTTACTCTGCCATTGCCTTGGAAATGGGAAATTGATTAAACGCAATCACGGCTGGGTCGAGGCGCGCACGCCGGGAGACGCGCCGGCCTGGACACCGACGCGCTCGTACTCGGCGATGGTCTGGGCACCCAGCAGCAGCAGGGTCGCCGCGATCTCGAGGCTGAACATGACCACGATTGCCGTGGTCATCGAGCCGTACACCAGGTTCACCTGGGACACCGTCGAGAAATACCAGACCAGCACGTGGCGCGCCAGCTCCCACAGCAGGGTCGCGGTGACCCCGCCGATCAACGCGTGCCAGACCGAGAGTCGGCCCACCGGCATCACCAGGTAGATCGAGGTCAGCACCAGGATCTCGCCCATCAGCCCGAGCAGGTAGAGCAGCACGCCCGAGACGCCGTCCAGCGACCATTCGAGCCCGAACAGCCACACGCTCTCGGTGCCCATCACCTGCAGGGTGCCGGCCACCAGCGAGACGATCATGATGCCCAGGCCCAGGGCCAGGATGTAGCAGTAAGGCAGCACCGCCGACACCAGGAAGTGGCGCCGCCGCACCGCGGCCCGGTGCACGAAGATCACGCTCATGGCGTTCTCCAGCACCGTGAAGGCGAGCGAGCTGAAAAACAGCATGGTGACCGCCAGCACCCAGGTGATGATGGGCCGGTTGGCGAGGAAGTTCGCGACCTCGGCCACGATCGAGCGCGACTGGCCCGGCACCAGCAATTCCAGGTAGCGGCGCAGGGTTTCGATCAGTTCGGCCTGGTCGAGGAAGTGCGAGAGCACCACCACCACCAGCATCAGGAAGGGCACGATCGACAGCAGCGCGTAGTAGGCGACCGCGCCGGCCAGCAGCAGGCCCTGGTTGGCGCGAAAACCGCTCAGGACCTGCAGGGCGAAGGCCAACGGGTGCGAGACGATGTAGGCGTTGGCGCGGTGGTCCAGCAGGCGCGTGCGCCAGTCCCGCCGACGGCTCATCGGGCCAGCCTGATCCCGGTGAACTGCCAGCGCGCTCCGGCCGGGAAGAAGTTGCGGTAGCTGGGCCGCGCATGGCCTGCGGGCGTGGCGCAGGAGGAGCCGCGCAGCACGTACTGGTTGACCATGAACTTGCCGTTGTACTCGCCGATGGCGCCCGGCGCCGGCGCATAGCCCGGGTAAGGCGCGTAGCTGCTGCTGGTCCACTGCCAGCAGGCGCCGAACATCTGCTGCAGGCCTGCGCCGTCGGCGGCGTCCGGATGCAGGCCGGGGGCCCCGAGGGCCGCCTGGCGCGCCGCGAATTCCCATTCGGCCTCGGTCGGCAGGCGCGCCCCGCGCCAGCGTGCGTAGGCGTCGGCCTCGTAGAGCGAGACGTGGGTGACCGGACGCGCCGGGTCGAGGGGCTGGACGCCGTGCAGGGTGAATTCCTGCCAGATCCCGTCCTGCTCGACCCAGTACAGGGGCTGGACGATCTCGCCGGCGCACACCTGGTCCCAGCCCTCGGCCAGCCACAGCGCCGGATCGCGGTAGCCGCCGGCTTCGACGAATTCGAGGTATTCGCCATTGGTCACCAGGCGCGAGGCCAGCGCGAAGGGCGCGAGGTAGGTACGGTGGCGCGGCAGCTCGTTATCGAAGCAGAACGCGCGGCCGCCGTAGCCGATCTCGGCCAGGCCGCCCGCGAAGCCGATGAACTCCAGGGCCGGCGGCGTGGCCGCGCGGGCCAGCGGCTCGGGCGCGTAGGCGGGATACAGCGGGTTCTGGGCCAGCAGGTGCTTCAGGTCGGTGAGCATCAGTTCCTGGTGCTGCTGCTCGTGCTGCAAACCGAGCACCAGCAGCGCGCCCAGGCCGGCGACCTGCTCCGTCTCGAGCAGGCGCGCCATGCGCCGGTCGACCTGCTCGCGGTAGGCCCTCACCTCGTCCAGCGAAGGCCGGGTCAGCAGGCCGCGGCGCGGACGCGGATGCTTGGCCCCGACCCCGTTGTAATAGGAATTGAAGAGCACCCGGAAAGCCGGATGGAAAGGCGCGAAGTCCTGCTCGCGCGGCTCGAGGAGGAAGGTCTCGAAGAACCAGGTGGTGTGCGCCAGATGCCATTTGACCGGACTGGCGTCGGGCATCGACTGGGCGCAGCAATCCTCCGCCGAGAGCGGCGCGGCGATCTGCAGCGAGCGCGCGCGCACCGCCGCATAGGCCTGGGCCAGCTCCGCATGCGCCGGGGCGCCGAAACCTGCGGCCCCCATCGTCAGGCCGCCTGCGCGTGGATGACCGCGAACCAGCGCTGCGGGTCGGTCCAGACCCGGGTCGCCTCGAAGCCCGAGCGTTCCAGCAGCGCGATGGCGTCGGCCTGCTGGTACTTGTAGCTGTTCTCGGTGTGGATCCGCTCGCCGGCCGCGAAACGGCGGCTGCCGCCGCGCCAACGCACCTCCTGGGCGGTGCGCGCTTCCAGGTGCATCTCGACCCGGCCGCGTTCCGGGCGGTAGAAGCCGTGGTGGCGCCACTGGCGGATGTCGAAGTCGGCGTCCAGCAGCGTGTTCACGTGGCGCAGGATGTTCAGGTTGAAGGCGGCGGTCACCCCGAGGGCGTCGTCATAGGCGGCATCGAGCACCGCCTTGTCCTTGGCCAGGTCGATCCCGATCAGCAGGCCCCCGTCAGGGCCGCACTGGGCGCGCAGGCGGTCCAGGAAAGCCCGGGCTTCCTCGGGGTTGAAGTTGCCGATCGAGGAGCCGGGGTAGAAGAACAGGCGGCGCTCCTGGCGCACCTGGGGCGGCAGCTCGAAGCGCTGCGAGAAGTCCATCCCCAAGCCTTCCATGCGGATCTGGGGAAAGCGCTGGCGCAGCCGCCCCAGGGCCTCGCACAGGAATTCGGTCGAGATGTCGACCGCCACGTACTGGGCCGGCTGCAGCAGCGGGAACAGGCTGGCCGCCTTGGCGCAGTTGCCCGCCCCCAGGTCGACCAGGGTGGCGTTTGCGCCCGCCGCGCGCGCGATCTCGGCGCCGTGGCGCTCGAAGATGCTAGCCTCGGTTCGGGTCGGATAGTACTCGGGCAGTTCGCAGATCGCCTCGAAGAGCTTCGAGCCGAGCGAGTCGTACAGGAACTTGGGGGAGATCCAGGCCTCGCGCGCCAGCAGGCCGGCGTGCAGCTCGCCCGCCACGTGGGCGTTGGCGACCGGCGCGTCGCTGCTGGTGGGATGGTCGGTCGTGCAGGATGTCAGCATAAGGTTTATCATTCGTGCCGCCACGCCGCACCATGCGAGATGGCCAGGAAGTATTGCAGGATTTGCTACGAGGTTTTGCTATCATAAGCGGATTCGCGCGAGCACGCCGCGCGCTCGCGCCCAAGCGTGCTCTCCCCCGGAATACATTTCCCTAACTCAAAAAAAATAGCCACCATGACCCTGTCCATCCGTCGTCGATTCCTGAAAACCGGCCTGTTCGCAGCCAGCCTGCTGTTGTCGGGCGCCGCCCTGGCCCAGAGCAGCAGCGGCGTGCTGCGCGTCTCGGCCATTCCGGACGAAGCCCCGACCGAGCTGCAGCGCAAGTTCAAGCCGCTGGGCGAATACCTGGCCAAGGCCACCGGCCTGAAGGTCGAGTTTACCCCGGTGACCGATTACGCTGCTTCTGTCGAAGGGTTGATTAATCGCAAGATCGACATGGTCTGGTTCGGTGGCTTCACCTTCGTCCAGGCCAACGTGCGCAGCAAGGGCCAGGTCACCCCGCTGGTGCAGCGCGCCGAGGACGAGAAGTTCCGCTCAGTCTTCATCACCACCCAGCCGGGCATCACCAAGCTGGAAGACCTGCGCGGCAAGACCCTGAGCTTCGGTTCCGAGTCCTCGACCTCGGGCCACCTGATGCCGCGTTCCTTCCTGCTGGCCGCCAAGGTCAACCCGGACACCGACCTCAAGCGCGTGGCCTTCTCGGGCGCCCACGACGCCACCGTGGCCGCGGTCGCGGGCGGCAAGGTCGACGCCGGCGCGCTCAACATCTCGGTGTGGGAGAAGCTGGTCGAGGCCAAGAAGGTCGATCCGAAGGAAGTGCGGGTGTTCTACACCACCCCGGGCTACTACGACTACAACTGGACCGTGCGCAGCGACATGGATCCGGCCCTGAAGAAGAAGATCACCGACGCCTTCCTGGCCCTGGACGAGTCGACCCCGGA of Massilia sp. KIM contains these proteins:
- a CDS encoding putative selenate ABC transporter substrate-binding protein, which translates into the protein MTLSIRRRFLKTGLFAASLLLSGAALAQSSSGVLRVSAIPDEAPTELQRKFKPLGEYLAKATGLKVEFTPVTDYAASVEGLINRKIDMVWFGGFTFVQANVRSKGQVTPLVQRAEDEKFRSVFITTQPGITKLEDLRGKTLSFGSESSTSGHLMPRSFLLAAKVNPDTDLKRVAFSGAHDATVAAVAGGKVDAGALNISVWEKLVEAKKVDPKEVRVFYTTPGYYDYNWTVRSDMDPALKKKITDAFLALDESTPEGKQILELQRATRFVPTKTANYAAIEAAARNAGLLK
- a CDS encoding DUF1906 domain-containing protein; protein product: MAVLQGFDTALDVGRHAASLRAQGMDFVIRYYSHDTAKNLGPAEARSLCGAGLRLGAVWESAGTHAGYFSRQQGLQDASDALRQARALGQPPGSAIYFAVDYDASRADVDGPIADYFGALRAALNGAAGYRIGVYGSGLCCGAMVDRGLAALSWLAQSRGYCGSQAYAQAMRYDLIQSLGARISVDGAPLDIDPDASHPERDPGLFMLAA
- a CDS encoding DUF2589 domain-containing protein, encoding MSIKLGGLLAGIKRAVVDAHRSVATQHMEELAQYFTPAPGQPADLRFPEGQWEPRSVVLRVPHETSRNGQVSVAQREVQVPLITLLPLRSHAIERVELLTTLDFSFAAPLSPEAARGEADLPPDILVNLGHRGPHSAEVKIVVQAGELPPGYARLVGAYEKVLNAQLPT
- the egtB gene encoding ergothioneine biosynthesis protein EgtB, which translates into the protein MGAAGFGAPAHAELAQAYAAVRARSLQIAAPLSAEDCCAQSMPDASPVKWHLAHTTWFFETFLLEPREQDFAPFHPAFRVLFNSYYNGVGAKHPRPRRGLLTRPSLDEVRAYREQVDRRMARLLETEQVAGLGALLVLGLQHEQQHQELMLTDLKHLLAQNPLYPAYAPEPLARAATPPALEFIGFAGGLAEIGYGGRAFCFDNELPRHRTYLAPFALASRLVTNGEYLEFVEAGGYRDPALWLAEGWDQVCAGEIVQPLYWVEQDGIWQEFTLHGVQPLDPARPVTHVSLYEADAYARWRGARLPTEAEWEFAARQAALGAPGLHPDAADGAGLQQMFGACWQWTSSSYAPYPGYAPAPGAIGEYNGKFMVNQYVLRGSSCATPAGHARPSYRNFFPAGARWQFTGIRLAR
- a CDS encoding DUF2589 domain-containing protein, whose protein sequence is MADSIDGGLVSMAQQFSGLPMDSLIGGPLQAAASAQQGLAMTQTQYILNTGFNQTRDASGNITYTPITATIAMGQSQPVIGADGSVSTANSQLNVDFPLITMVPIPSLAVTSVDVSFDMEVKSSYTHETDAESSSHTQEQGSFDAKASWGCFSVEVKGSVSHDNSQSNSDKQTYQKSNDAKYHVEVKAEQQPIPEGIKMILDMFSKNMTMKPIIANGGNNATPIPAPAPHG
- a CDS encoding PH domain-containing protein codes for the protein MFKKLAAEALGISDIGVIVGPADYNKVDADDYLFSEDGEQIFFLIKSKKDEYCFTNLALIHVDGDSAVSSKRSIKRYEYSSHYISKVSIETAGTLDMDIELKFSLDGTPFSIDVKKSYIEQLKDIYKALITIGKQQKRDEVARDNALRALEATASVHKLNIASAEGGLVSHYGELLSALNTAMLDTYTKRDFSDVFAKYIHN
- a CDS encoding YihY/virulence factor BrkB family protein — its product is MSRRRDWRTRLLDHRANAYIVSHPLAFALQVLSGFRANQGLLLAGAVAYYALLSIVPFLMLVVVVLSHFLDQAELIETLRRYLELLVPGQSRSIVAEVANFLANRPIITWVLAVTMLFFSSLAFTVLENAMSVIFVHRAAVRRRHFLVSAVLPYCYILALGLGIMIVSLVAGTLQVMGTESVWLFGLEWSLDGVSGVLLYLLGLMGEILVLTSIYLVMPVGRLSVWHALIGGVTATLLWELARHVLVWYFSTVSQVNLVYGSMTTAIVVMFSLEIAATLLLLGAQTIAEYERVGVQAGASPGVRASTQP
- the egtD gene encoding L-histidine N(alpha)-methyltransferase — encoded protein: MLTSCTTDHPTSSDAPVANAHVAGELHAGLLAREAWISPKFLYDSLGSKLFEAICELPEYYPTRTEASIFERHGAEIARAAGANATLVDLGAGNCAKAASLFPLLQPAQYVAVDISTEFLCEALGRLRQRFPQIRMEGLGMDFSQRFELPPQVRQERRLFFYPGSSIGNFNPEEARAFLDRLRAQCGPDGGLLIGIDLAKDKAVLDAAYDDALGVTAAFNLNILRHVNTLLDADFDIRQWRHHGFYRPERGRVEMHLEARTAQEVRWRGGSRRFAAGERIHTENSYKYQQADAIALLERSGFEATRVWTDPQRWFAVIHAQAA